TGCGGTAGACACCAACGCGCCAACGCCAACCGGAATCGGTGCCCTGAAGCTGTTTTCCATTCGGTGCACGGCGCGGATCCTCACATCCGTCAAGGTGCTCCTGAACCCAGGACAGGATTATGAGCCGCTGTTTCTTCGGGATACTGAGGAGTTGCTTGGTCGCCGCCTTAGACCATTCGACGCTGAAACTCACTCGGCCTCCATTGCCATACGCATGACGTCATCCATCGAATAGCGGGTGCCATCGTCCTCCATCAGCGCCTCGTTGTACGCCTTGATATCAGCCGCCTCCTCGACCTTATCGAGGGCGGCGTTCCTCACGAATTCGGAAAAGGACATGCCGAGAACGCTCGCATAGGACTGGATCCAGTCCTTCTCGCCATCATCGAACCTGATGGCAGTGGCACTCATGGCCATAGTTGCTCCAATCAACGTATTACATTGTAGTACGTTTATTATACCCGTTTGTCCTGGAGCCAGTCCCAAAACGTATGCCTCTGGGCACTCGAAAATCGAACCCTCGATGCCATGAATGTCGAGTGCCAAAACCCAGTGCCAAAACCTCGCCTTTGATTCCCATGGGAAAATCAAACTACGAGGCAGGAGGCTAAAAATGACACGATATGGATATGCCCGCGTGAGCACAAAGGACCAGAAGCTCGACCGTCAAATCGAGGCATTGGTCAACGCTGGCGTGGCCTATGAGCGCATCTTCAAAGACAAGGAGACTGGCGCACGCGAGGGCGAGCGCACGCAACAGAAAAAGTTGTTCAAAAAGATGAAGCGCGGCGATGAAGTGGTGGTCGAGTCCTGGGAGCGCCTGACCAGATCGACGAGGCAGCTGCTGAACTATGACCTGATGTTCAGGAACTTAGGAGTGAAGCTCATATCACTGAAGCAACCCGTTGACCTCGATACTGCATTCGGCCGTTTCGTGCTGGGCACCCATGCCTGCACCGCCGAGCTCGAGCGCGACCTGATCAGGCAGCGCCAGGCCGAGGGTATCGCCGTCAAACGGAGCCGCGGTGGCAACGTCGGGGGCCGCCCGCGCATCGCGGACGTCAAGGCCGACGCTGCCGTGAAGCTCTACCTCGCCCGTGAGACGCCAATTCCCGACATCTGCGCCGCAACAGGTATCTCGAAATCGACCCTGTACCGCGTGCTCCGCGAGCGCGGGTTAGTGGGCGTCAGAAGATAAATCGGAGTGCGCTACTATATAAGAGTGCGGTATTTCTCCAACTGAAACCCTGCGTGAACGCATGACTTGAGACGCCTTTTTAGAACTCACCGATCGTAGGACGAACACAACTCAACAGCGGCCGCGTATTTGTTCCCAGCCGTACGGCGTGGCGGAGCCATGACCGTTGTTGATTGGAGTGCCGCATCATGGCCGAAAACCAAATCCAGTCCGAAAAGAAAATGACCAGTCTGAATGTCTCATCGGAGACCCGTGACGCCATAAAGGACATCAGCACGAGCCTTGGCCTCTCGCAGGCCGATACCGTCGCCCGCTTGGTCGACGGCTACCACCCTAACGCCACTCCCGGCGTGAAGGCTGCGCTCGACGCATCGGCCGTCCTCGATGAGGCGGTCGAGCGGGTCAAGCGCATCATCGTGGGCGCTGCCGAAGCCGCCGCGATGGAGGCTCGTGCTGCCCGCGAGGACGCCGACGCCGCCAAGAAAAGTGCAACGGAACAGATTCAGAGCATCAAATCTAATTGCGTCGAGCAGGTCGCCGCCATCAAAGAGAAATTCGAGCTGGATACTGCGAGCTTGGAGATTGAGAACGATGAGCTCCACGCCACCGTCGCCGATTACCTCTCGCAGCTCAAGAAGCTCGATTCCGAGAACAATCAGCTCTTGGCAGAATCAGCCGCAAAAGACGATCGAATTGAAAGCATGAGGGGCGCGGTCGACGCCGCGGCCAAGGCTCAGGCCGATCTCAACGTCTCCCTCCTCGCCCAGCGTGACCTGATGGCCGAGGTCGCCGCCCTCAAGGACCGCCTCGCCGCCTCCGAGCAGCGGGCGGCCGTGGCCGAGGCCAAGGTCGAGGTCATGACCCAGACGAGGGGCGTGTAGATATGTCCGACAAGCTAAGGCCGTCTCGCCGTGAGTTGATAACGGCAGGGCTAGTCGTCTTTTTGGTCACGGCACTCGTCTGGACTGTCATTGATGGTGCCGGCGCAAACGCGCTCACCATCAGCGGTGTCATCACCCGTCAAAATGCCGTCTGGGCTTCGCTTACGGCAGTTTCAGTGGTCATGCTCATTGGGGCTTGGCTGTTTGGCTGATGGCATTCAAAAACAATTAAGTTTGGAGTAATCGATGGAGCATCTCTCTGTTAAAAAGGCAATCAACCTAGCTCGGAACTTTGGGGCTGCGGGTGTTCTGGCAGCCGCCCTAGTTATGACCTCTGGGTGCAGCCAGGCAGACAATCATCAGACGGCAGTTCATGTCGCCGATTCTGATAACGCGCAGGAAGACGGGGTTTACGGCAAGATGAAGTATTCAGTCACCGGCGTCGAGGTGCATGATTCCTCGACTGGCGATGGCGGGAAGGTTGCCGTTGTTCGCTGGCACGCCATTAACAACCGATCGGCAGATTCATGCGCTGTTGGTAGCTACATCACGGCTTATCAAAATAAGCAGATGCTATCTCGCGGGTTTGCCGCCGATTTGCAGGAAGATCACTTCTCTTCGCAAGAGCTTGCGCCGGGAGACGAATGCGACGGTGTGTCGATTTTTGACCTCAACGACATGTCTCCCATCGAAGTGAAAGTCGACGGGATGGGTGCCGGGTCGAACTCCCTCGACCAGGCTTTTGAATTGGAATAGTCCATATGGCGCCCGCTTCTAGAAACCTTCTAGAGCGCTTCTAGAAGGTTTCTAGAAGCGGGCGCAGTATCTTCGACCGGCACGATGTCTCGGTAGATAAGGCGATGCCTGGCGTCACGCCACTCGTCGCCGTGGTAGTGGCCGAAGAACCAGGCGCGGCAGCCGAGTCGCCCGTCGAGCTCGCCAAGGAATCGTTGCAGCCGGTCGTCCAGATACTCGCGTTCGCGCTCCCGACATAGTTGCTCTGCCAGGTCGGCAGGAGCCTCGTGAGTCACAACGTAGTCGACCTTCCAGCCCACGCGATCGAGCGAGGCGCGGCAGTGCCCCATCTCTTCCACGCTCGGCATCTCCTCGGGCCACCAGTTCCTCCCCTCCCTGCGATACTGTCTGTCGTTGCTCGCGGCACCTCCCATGGTGAGGACCGTGGTCCCCGCGATGTCGTACACCTCGCCGCGCATCAGGTGCAGCACGTGCGGTCGCGCCTCATGGACGAGGCCGCCGTTCCACTCCCGCACCGGCAGCTCAGCCAGGGCGTGATGGTTCTCATGGTTGCCGTCAACGAAGCACGTGGTCCAGGGCTTCGACTCGAGCCAGTCGAGCCAGTATTTCTCGGCGTTGGACCCATCCCAGACAAAGCCGAAGTCGCCGGCCACGATTACCACATCATCACGCGTCAGTGTGCGGCCCAGCGGCCAATTCTTGAAGGCAAACCGGCTGGACCCGTACTCGGCCCTGCCGTGCACGTCGCCCGTCACATAGATAGCCATCAGTACGCACCCCACGGCAGGAGTTTGTCCCCGAGCCTCACGATCCGGTCATACAGCACCGTGTGCCGTTCGTCCGGATTGGCATCGCGATGGAAATGTCCGTAATACCAGCGCTTGTAGTCCAGGCGGTCCTCGAGCTCGTCGAGGAATCCGGTCAGCCGGTCCACATCAGGGCGTTCCCAGCCTGGGTCCGGGTAGAGCGTCGGCGAGAGCATGCGCGTCGAGCAGGTATGGGTGATGACGCAGTCGACCTTCCAGCCGACCTCGTCGAGCCTTGCCCGTGCGGCATCGGAATCGCGCTCGTCCGGGAGCTCCTGAGGCCACCAGCTGGAATACGGCACGCGGTATTCCCTGTCCACGCTCGTGGCACCGCCCATGGTGAAGACCGTCTTCCCGTCGAGCTCGAAGACCTCCCCGCGCATGAGGCGGCGGATGGACGAAGTATCCGACAGGCGCTGCGTCAGCCCGCCGTGCCACGGCTCCATGGGGCGCTCCGCCCAATGGTCGAAGCGCTCGTGGTTGCCGTCGACGAACAGCACCGTGTAGGGGCGCGACTCCAGCCAGGCGATGTCGGCGCATTCCTCGGCAGAGAAGTCCCACGGAAAGCCAAAGTCGCCGGCAACGATGAGATAGTCGTCGCTGGTAAGACTGTCGCCGAGCTCCCAGTCGCGGAGCTTTTGCATGTCGAGTCCACCGTGGATGTCGCCTGTCACATAGACCGTCATCGGATCGCCTCTTTCCGCTTGTAAGCCGCCAGCTCGCGCTCGACCTGCCTGTCACCGGTCTCGTTGACCCACCAGGGCCATTTCACCCGGCCGCACGGCTCGCCGACTCCGGCGAACCACTCCCTCAGCTCGTCGAGGCTCACCGGGGAGTGCCCGTTGGCATCGCAACCGACGTCGTAGCGCAGAAGGCCCTGCTTGCGGTTGAACTCGTTGTACGCGCCGCCGCTGCTGTGGATGTGCCCGTGGAGGTGCCACGATCCATGGTTCATGCCCTGCCAGTCGGCCATGGGGTAATGGCTCAGGACGATCTTCTGCCCGTCGATCTTGAGCACGCAGATCGGCGGCTCCACGGTGAACGCGCCTGCGACCGCCGGCTGGGTCCAGTCCTTGTCGTGGTTTCCCGGGACGAGGTGGATGCGCCTGCAGGCGATCCGCTTGCGCAGCCCGTAGGCGTCCTGGGCGGTCATCTTGAATGAGAAATCCCCCAGGATGTAGAGCTCGTCGTCCACGGCAACCCTGCCGTTGATGCTGTCGACGATTGCCGAGTTCATCTGCTGGATTGTGCCCCACGGCCGGTCCGTGAACTTCAGGACGTTCTCGTGCCCGAAGTGCGTATCACTGGTGAACCAAATCATTCCATTGTCTCCCTGTCGCTAAAAACCGTTCTCCTTTGCGCAGTTGAGGAGACGTATTTTGAGCGACATGAGGCGTTCGAACCTCATGTTCTGTGCTCCAATCTGCCGGATTGTTCCAGCTAAAACTTTAAAACCTCGTGCGGATAGAAAACCTTGTCCCGTTTGTGGGGTCATAGTATAGGCACTGTTAGAACTAATAGCCCAAATCCGTTGCCAACTGGCCGCTATTAGCAACTATTAGGCCTTTTGGACAGCCGAGCTAACTAATAGCCGCTATTTGTTGGGCTGTTTTGCAACCACGGGCGCCACGAGCGCTGCCGTGGATTCTTAATACGGCGCATCGACAACAGCAATGTCAAGCGGGTAGAATGGTGCCGACGGCAGCCCAAGTTGTAGCGAGCTGGGCAGAGCCGTTGCGTTAGAAAGTTAGGTCATCGTCTTAACGACGGTGGCCTTTCTTTTTGGGCTTCGAACCCTGCTTGAGTGCCTTGGAAAGGCCGACAAGGGCCGTGAGGAGCGAGACCAGGGCGGTCAGGAGCTTCACGAACTCGGTGAAATCGGTCATGGGCATCACCTCCCATCGGATGGAGGGCTCTGCCCGGCACAAGGGCTGCCGACAGCGCTGCTGATTCTAACAGAGCGTCATTCTTCTTCAATCAATCCGTGCTCCACTCCCTCGCCGGAATCCAGCCTTTCTGCAGCTCGACGAAGGTGTTCTTGATTCCCGCGACCCCAAAACGGATCGCCTTCGCGCTCGTCACGGGCCTTGATCTTGCCCCTGACTCTCTCGGCGATCTTGTCAATCACTTGTCGCCGAACCTCATCCTTAACTTCCTCGCCGATCTCCTCAAATTCCAACGCCGGTCCGTACATGCTCGGCCCTTCCCTGCTCGCGACCTGTTTTCCAGCCAAGACCGTACTCGCTATTGCTTCTAATAGCCTGAACAGCTCTTCGTCCGGCCACTATTAATAACTATTAGTCCAAATCCTCCAGCCCAGCAGCCAATAACCACCATTAGCCCAGCTAAACGACTAAAAAATCGCCCGGTGCACAGAATCTGAACAGTCACGAGACGCGTTAAACTCAACATGCGCGGCCTGTCCCGCGTGGACAGTTACAGGGCCGGCAGCGTCGCCGGCCCTGTCGCCATTCAATCAGCTGCATAAATAATATACAGGCAGATCTCCCGAGTACTCCCGTCGCCTTAGTGCGTTGCCATTCAAAGCAACGATCTGCCACCCACGGCTCCTTAGGGGAGCCGGATAAGATCGTCGAGTATGCATCGACGCAAATATCTAAGCTCGCCGACGAACTAGCGAATGCCATCACCAGTGAACCCTAAATCTAGGACCCCTCTAGAAACCTTCTAGAGGGGTCCTAGATTTAGTCAAAAGTGGATTCATGCAACGTTGCAGCAGTCGCCATTTCATTTGAATCGTTCGCCGCCACTATGCCCTTTTCGGCAATTTACTGTGTCCCTTTTGGCAACTTTTGTCTGCTATGGGTTATCTCAACCCATAGCAGACAAAAAACTAACGGCAATCAATTTTTTAGCCACTAAGGGTTTTATAGTCACTAATATACCTAAATCATTCAGAACTGTAACAGTTTAGTTAGAAGTGGTATATACTGTTTTCAACCGAAAGGAGGATCATCGTATGAGCAACACGTCCGTTGCGACTAACAAAAAACGGCTTATGATTACGCTGCCAACTGAGCTGACCGAGCAAATGGATACAAAGGCTCGGGAACTCGGTTTAACGAAATCTGGACTCGTTGCGCTAGCGATTCAGAACCTATTTAATGCGGAGGAGATTCGTCTTCATCAGCATCAGCAGAAACAGTAGGCTATTACATATATAACGCAAAAAGGAC
This DNA window, taken from Collinsella aerofaciens ATCC 25986, encodes the following:
- a CDS encoding type II toxin-antitoxin system RelE family toxin encodes the protein MSFSVEWSKAATKQLLSIPKKQRLIILSWVQEHLDGCEDPRRAPNGKQLQGTDSGWRWRVGVYRILARIEDGKAVIEVVRVGHRQGVYKNMPRL
- the relB gene encoding type II toxin-antitoxin system RelB family antitoxin, coding for MSATAIRFDDGEKDWIQSYASVLGMSFSEFVRNAALDKVEEAADIKAYNEALMEDDGTRYSMDDVMRMAMEAE
- a CDS encoding recombinase family protein, which codes for MSTKDQKLDRQIEALVNAGVAYERIFKDKETGAREGERTQQKKLFKKMKRGDEVVVESWERLTRSTRQLLNYDLMFRNLGVKLISLKQPVDLDTAFGRFVLGTHACTAELERDLIRQRQAEGIAVKRSRGGNVGGRPRIADVKADAAVKLYLARETPIPDICAATGISKSTLYRVLRERGLVGVRR
- a CDS encoding DUF5067 domain-containing protein; protein product: MEHLSVKKAINLARNFGAAGVLAAALVMTSGCSQADNHQTAVHVADSDNAQEDGVYGKMKYSVTGVEVHDSSTGDGGKVAVVRWHAINNRSADSCAVGSYITAYQNKQMLSRGFAADLQEDHFSSQELAPGDECDGVSIFDLNDMSPIEVKVDGMGAGSNSLDQAFELE
- a CDS encoding metallophosphoesterase family protein, whose product is MAIYVTGDVHGRAEYGSSRFAFKNWPLGRTLTRDDVVIVAGDFGFVWDGSNAEKYWLDWLESKPWTTCFVDGNHENHHALAELPVREWNGGLVHEARPHVLHLMRGEVYDIAGTTVLTMGGAASNDRQYRREGRNWWPEEMPSVEEMGHCRASLDRVGWKVDYVVTHEAPADLAEQLCREREREYLDDRLQRFLGELDGRLGCRAWFFGHYHGDEWRDARHRLIYRDIVPVEDTAPASRNLLEAL
- a CDS encoding metallophosphoesterase family protein, which codes for MTVYVTGDIHGGLDMQKLRDWELGDSLTSDDYLIVAGDFGFPWDFSAEECADIAWLESRPYTVLFVDGNHERFDHWAERPMEPWHGGLTQRLSDTSSIRRLMRGEVFELDGKTVFTMGGATSVDREYRVPYSSWWPQELPDERDSDAARARLDEVGWKVDCVITHTCSTRMLSPTLYPDPGWERPDVDRLTGFLDELEDRLDYKRWYYGHFHRDANPDERHTVLYDRIVRLGDKLLPWGAY
- a CDS encoding ribbon-helix-helix domain-containing protein, with amino-acid sequence MSNTSVATNKKRLMITLPTELTEQMDTKARELGLTKSGLVALAIQNLFNAEEIRLHQHQQKQ